A portion of the Rhodopseudomonas sp. BAL398 genome contains these proteins:
- a CDS encoding ABC transporter ATP-binding protein has protein sequence MMTIVGHGASVRIEACAKTFADGTRALAPATLDIARGETLVLLGPSGCGKTTMLRIIAGLERPDVGGVVLFDGADMTAVPIEKRNIGMVFQSYALFPNMSVADNIGYGLKIRGVPKAERAARVAELVALTNIAGLEHRRIDQLSGGQRQRVALARAVAIRPGILLLDEPLTALDAALRDRLRGELNRLLRSLGITTIYVTHDQAEAMELGDRIVVMRKGEIVQIGAPRDIYFQPNSRFVAEFIGAANIIEAPIADGRLLLPGGRLPIAEGGSRAAAVAMIRPETIAIVAAADAALTGLIDSVSFIGDRQRIVVSGASERPLTIDAPHTVTVTVGERIGLAIAPDAIRLLPDDAPQPAGEP, from the coding sequence ATGATGACGATCGTGGGGCACGGCGCGTCGGTGCGGATCGAGGCCTGCGCCAAGACCTTCGCGGATGGCACGCGGGCGCTGGCGCCGGCCACGCTCGACATCGCCCGCGGCGAAACCCTGGTGCTGCTCGGGCCGTCCGGTTGCGGCAAGACCACGATGCTGCGGATCATCGCCGGGCTGGAACGCCCCGATGTCGGCGGCGTTGTGCTGTTCGACGGCGCCGACATGACCGCGGTGCCGATCGAGAAGCGCAATATCGGCATGGTGTTTCAGTCCTACGCGCTATTTCCCAATATGAGCGTCGCCGACAATATCGGCTATGGCCTCAAGATCCGCGGCGTCCCCAAGGCTGAACGCGCGGCGCGCGTCGCCGAGCTGGTGGCGTTGACCAATATCGCCGGGCTGGAGCATCGGCGGATCGATCAATTGTCCGGCGGCCAGCGCCAGCGCGTCGCCTTGGCGCGCGCGGTGGCGATCCGTCCCGGCATCCTGCTGCTCGACGAGCCCTTGACCGCGCTCGATGCCGCCTTGCGCGACCGGCTGCGCGGCGAACTCAACCGGCTGCTGCGCTCGCTTGGCATCACCACGATCTACGTCACCCACGACCAGGCCGAGGCGATGGAGCTCGGCGATCGCATTGTGGTGATGCGCAAGGGCGAGATCGTCCAGATCGGCGCGCCGCGCGACATCTACTTTCAGCCGAACAGCCGTTTCGTCGCGGAATTCATCGGCGCCGCCAATATCATCGAGGCGCCCATCGCCGACGGCCGGCTGCTGCTGCCCGGCGGGCGGCTGCCGATCGCCGAGGGCGGTTCGCGCGCCGCGGCCGTCGCGATGATCCGGCCCGAGACCATCGCGATCGTCGCGGCCGCCGACGCGGCGCTGACCGGATTGATCGACAGCGTCAGTTTCATCGGCGATCGTCAGCGCATCGTGGTCAGCGGCGCCTCGGAGCGACCGCTGACGATCGATGCGCCCCACACCGTCACGGTCACGGTCGGCGAGCGGATCGGCCTTGCGATCGCCCCGGATGCGATCCGGCTGCTGCCGGACGACGCGCCGCAACCCGCCGGAGAGCCATGA
- a CDS encoding phosphodiesterase, with translation MPRQPILIAQISDLHIKPPGQLAYGRVDTAAALTRCVAALNDFAPRPDLVVISGDLADTPSAAEYDHLKQLLAPLQIPWLGIPGNHDSRALMRAAFPQAGYPEAGALNQIRAVGELDIVLLDSSVHGQPHGELDAATLQWLDRTLAASQRPALLFLHHPPFRTGIWHMDRQDLLNAAALREVVTWHPRVRLVAAGHVHRAVLTVFAGAAATICPAPNHAVALDLAELIAPSFRVEPPAFHLHAWFPSQEFSEQRSSHPDFGEPDFGELVTHIVPIGGFDGPHPFFGPDGKLL, from the coding sequence ATGCCGCGCCAACCGATTTTGATCGCGCAGATTTCCGACCTGCACATCAAGCCGCCCGGGCAGCTCGCCTATGGCCGGGTCGATACCGCCGCGGCGCTGACGCGCTGCGTCGCGGCGCTCAATGATTTCGCGCCGCGGCCGGATCTGGTGGTGATTTCCGGCGACCTTGCCGATACCCCGAGCGCGGCGGAATACGACCATCTCAAGCAATTATTGGCGCCGCTGCAAATTCCGTGGCTCGGCATTCCCGGTAATCACGATTCCCGCGCGCTGATGCGCGCGGCGTTTCCGCAAGCCGGTTATCCCGAGGCTGGCGCGCTAAATCAGATCCGTGCTGTCGGCGAGCTCGATATCGTGCTGCTGGATTCCAGCGTGCACGGGCAGCCGCATGGCGAACTCGACGCCGCGACGCTGCAATGGCTCGATAGGACGTTGGCGGCATCGCAGCGCCCGGCACTGCTGTTCCTGCATCATCCGCCGTTTCGCACCGGGATCTGGCACATGGATCGGCAGGATCTGCTCAATGCCGCCGCGCTCAGGGAGGTCGTCACCTGGCATCCGCGGGTTCGGCTGGTGGCGGCCGGCCATGTCCATCGCGCCGTCCTGACCGTGTTCGCAGGCGCAGCAGCGACGATCTGTCCTGCGCCCAACCACGCGGTGGCGCTCGACCTAGCCGAATTGATCGCTCCGTCATTTCGGGTCGAACCGCCGGCGTTTCATCTGCACGCCTGGTTCCCGAGCCAGGAGTTTAGCGAACAGCGCTCCAGCCACCCGGATTTCGGCGAACCGGACTTCGGCGAGCTGGTCACCCATATCGTGCCGATCGGAGGTTTCGACGGGCCGCACCCGTTCTTCGGGCCGGACGGCAAGCTGCTCTGA
- a CDS encoding cytochrome c oxidase subunit 3, translated as MSSNEVKHAGLNLGDTDEATHDEAGSAIFGFWVFLMSDAVMFALLFATYGVMLSATVGGPTPAGEYKIVPVFIETLILLTSSFTFGMASVAMKHGAHRGQLIGWLVVTLLLGLAFLGMELNDFATMFGDGAYPTRSGYLSSFFALVPLHGLHVLFGSIWIVVMIVQVMVFGLDARVKINILRLGLFWHFLDIVWIAIFSVVYLQGLIR; from the coding sequence ATGAGTTCGAACGAAGTCAAACATGCCGGCCTCAATCTCGGCGACACCGACGAAGCGACGCATGACGAGGCCGGCAGCGCGATATTCGGCTTCTGGGTATTCCTGATGAGCGACGCGGTGATGTTCGCGTTGCTGTTTGCGACCTATGGGGTGATGTTGTCCGCCACGGTCGGCGGCCCGACCCCGGCTGGCGAGTACAAGATCGTCCCGGTCTTTATCGAAACGCTGATCCTGCTCACCAGCAGCTTCACCTTCGGCATGGCGTCGGTTGCCATGAAGCACGGCGCGCATCGCGGCCAGCTGATCGGCTGGTTGGTGGTGACGCTGCTGCTTGGACTGGCCTTTCTGGGCATGGAGCTGAACGATTTCGCGACGATGTTCGGCGACGGAGCCTATCCGACCCGCAGCGGCTATCTGTCGTCGTTCTTCGCGCTGGTGCCGCTGCACGGCCTGCACGTCTTGTTCGGGAGCATCTGGATCGTGGTGATGATCGTCCAGGTGATGGTGTTCGGTCTGGATGCCCGGGTGAAGATCAACATCCTGCGGCTCGGGCTGTTCTGGCATTTTCTCGATATCGTGTGGATCGCGATTTTCTCCGTGGTCTATCTTCAGGGGCTGATCCGGTGA
- a CDS encoding response regulator, giving the protein MSGLVNKRPVVLVVEDDILLRMNAVEMIEDAGFTVLEAASADEAIGVLEQRDDITVVFTDVQMPGSMDSLKLAKAVRGRWPPIKIIATSGHVDIKDGDLPDGGRFLAKPYSSSQIADALHQLIA; this is encoded by the coding sequence ATGTCCGGTTTAGTTAACAAGCGGCCGGTGGTGCTGGTGGTAGAAGACGATATCCTTCTACGGATGAACGCGGTCGAGATGATCGAGGATGCCGGCTTTACGGTGCTGGAAGCCGCCAGCGCCGACGAGGCAATCGGCGTGCTTGAGCAACGGGATGACATCACGGTGGTGTTTACCGACGTTCAGATGCCCGGTTCGATGGACAGCTTGAAACTGGCGAAGGCGGTGCGTGGCCGCTGGCCGCCAATCAAGATCATCGCCACCTCCGGTCACGTGGATATCAAGGACGGCGATCTGCCCGATGGCGGTCGTTTCTTGGCGAAGCCTTACAGCTCGTCGCAGATCGCTGATGCACTGCACCAACTGATAGCATGA
- a CDS encoding GntR family transcriptional regulator, which produces MSVDDIPVPPHAGAPRQRNTEPIGRAVRANPGKITRAEDLRIQLADDIVRGALAPGAALDETTLAARFNVSRTPVREALRQLAASGLVESRPHHGAVVARPSPARLAEMFEAMAELEAMCAGLAAERMPPLERHALEAIHEELRGLSHAGNPERFHEVNERFHNAIYAGSHNGYIAEITLATRVRVQPFRRAQFRNLGRLAKSQLEHDRVVVAIMRGDRAGAAAAMRAHIGLVRGEYETYAESK; this is translated from the coding sequence ATGAGCGTCGACGACATCCCGGTGCCGCCCCACGCGGGAGCGCCGCGGCAGCGCAACACCGAACCGATCGGCCGGGCCGTCCGGGCGAATCCCGGCAAGATCACCCGCGCCGAGGATCTGCGCATCCAACTCGCCGACGACATCGTGCGCGGCGCGCTGGCGCCGGGCGCGGCGCTTGACGAGACCACCTTGGCGGCACGCTTCAACGTATCGCGGACACCGGTGCGCGAGGCGCTGCGGCAGCTCGCGGCGTCCGGCCTCGTCGAGTCCCGCCCGCATCACGGCGCCGTCGTGGCGCGGCCGTCGCCGGCGCGACTGGCCGAGATGTTCGAGGCAATGGCCGAGCTGGAGGCGATGTGCGCCGGCCTCGCTGCCGAGCGGATGCCGCCGCTGGAGCGCCACGCGCTGGAGGCAATCCACGAGGAACTCCGGGGGCTGAGCCACGCCGGCAATCCCGAGCGCTTCCACGAGGTCAATGAGCGGTTTCACAATGCGATCTATGCCGGTTCGCATAACGGCTATATCGCCGAGATCACGCTGGCGACCCGCGTTCGGGTGCAGCCGTTCCGCCGCGCCCAGTTCCGCAATCTCGGCCGGCTGGCGAAGTCGCAGCTCGAACACGACCGCGTCGTGGTGGCGATCATGCGCGGCGACCGCGCCGGCGCCGCCGCGGCGATGCGCGCCCATATCGGGCTGGTCCGCGGCGAATATGAAACCTATGCGGAGTCGAAGTAG
- a CDS encoding ABC transporter permease — MRDRLIFTAQLLFTLLVAGFLVVPVLLSIAAGVTVNYFRGLSSGLTLQWVWQVFELYSDTITLSFIIAFATLAVTLLVGVPAAYALHVRGGALSRIVEELITLPLAIPGLAIALALLLSYGGFGDFRRSWLFIMVGHVVFTMPFMVRSVMAVFATIDIKTLDEGAASLGAPPWRRFVDIVVPNAMPGILAGALMVVTLSLGEFNLTWMLHTPMTKTLPVGLADSYASMRLEVASAYTLIFFIMIVPLLVAMQLFAEREHKA; from the coding sequence ATGCGCGACCGTCTGATCTTCACCGCGCAATTGCTGTTCACGCTGCTGGTCGCCGGTTTCCTGGTGGTGCCGGTGCTGCTGTCGATCGCGGCCGGCGTCACCGTGAATTATTTTCGCGGCCTCTCCTCGGGGCTGACGCTGCAATGGGTGTGGCAGGTGTTCGAGCTCTATTCCGACACCATCACGCTGTCCTTCATCATCGCCTTCGCGACGCTGGCGGTGACGCTGCTGGTCGGCGTGCCGGCGGCCTATGCGCTGCATGTCCGCGGCGGGGCGCTGTCGCGGATCGTCGAGGAGCTGATCACTCTGCCGCTGGCGATTCCGGGCCTCGCCATCGCGCTGGCGCTGCTGCTCAGCTATGGCGGCTTCGGCGATTTCCGCCGCTCCTGGCTGTTCATCATGGTCGGCCATGTGGTGTTCACCATGCCGTTCATGGTGCGCTCGGTGATGGCGGTGTTCGCCACCATCGACATCAAGACCCTCGACGAAGGCGCGGCGTCGCTCGGCGCGCCGCCTTGGCGACGGTTTGTCGACATCGTCGTGCCGAATGCGATGCCGGGGATTCTGGCCGGCGCGCTGATGGTGGTGACGCTGTCGCTCGGCGAATTCAACCTGACCTGGATGCTGCATACGCCGATGACCAAGACGCTGCCGGTCGGACTCGCCGACAGCTACGCCTCGATGCGGCTGGAGGTGGCGTCGGCCTATACGTTGATCTTCTTCATCATGATCGTGCCCTTGCTGGTGGCGATGCAATTATTCGCGGAGCGGGAGCACAAGGCATGA
- a CDS encoding DUF4089 domain-containing protein, which yields MPDPLDNYIDAVAAALALPIEPQWKPAVRANLDVSLRLARLVDEFPLPDDSEPASVFAA from the coding sequence ATGCCCGATCCTCTCGACAATTATATCGACGCCGTCGCGGCCGCGCTGGCGCTGCCGATCGAACCGCAATGGAAGCCCGCGGTGCGCGCCAATCTCGACGTGTCGCTGCGCCTGGCGCGGCTGGTCGATGAATTCCCCCTCCCCGACGACAGCGAGCCGGCCAGTGTCTTTGCAGCGTGA
- a CDS encoding ABC transporter permease, whose translation MSHRSFIWICLLPLAVVTAAFFLLPMARLVVVGAQGPRGLAEYLAILTEPRYRATLINTVVLASLTTLATLAIATVSGIFLQRHRFPGRAVLVAMLTFPLAFPGVVIGFLIILLAGRQGLIGAISNDLVGEKLVFAYSIEGLFLGYLYFSIPRVILTIMAAAQKLDPGLEEAARSLGAGPWAVQRDVVLPALGPAFVASGAIAFATAMGAFGTAFTLATNIDVLPMLIYTEFTLAANFSTAAALSIGLGLISWAMLALARALSGGAVAATG comes from the coding sequence ATGTCGCATCGTTCGTTTATTTGGATCTGCCTGTTGCCGCTGGCGGTGGTGACGGCGGCGTTCTTCCTGCTGCCGATGGCGCGGCTGGTGGTGGTTGGGGCGCAGGGGCCACGGGGCCTCGCCGAATATCTGGCGATCCTCACCGAGCCGCGCTACCGCGCCACGCTGATCAATACCGTGGTGCTGGCCTCACTGACAACGCTGGCGACGCTGGCGATCGCCACCGTCTCGGGCATCTTCCTGCAGCGGCATCGCTTCCCCGGCCGCGCCGTGCTGGTGGCGATGCTGACCTTTCCGCTGGCGTTTCCCGGCGTGGTGATCGGCTTCCTGATCATCCTGCTGGCCGGGCGGCAGGGCCTGATCGGCGCGATCTCGAACGATCTGGTCGGCGAGAAGCTGGTATTCGCCTATTCGATCGAGGGGCTGTTTCTCGGCTATCTGTATTTCTCGATCCCGCGCGTGATCCTCACCATCATGGCGGCGGCGCAGAAGCTCGATCCGGGGCTCGAGGAGGCGGCGCGCTCGCTCGGCGCCGGGCCGTGGGCGGTGCAGCGTGACGTCGTGCTGCCGGCGCTGGGACCGGCCTTCGTGGCGTCGGGCGCAATCGCCTTCGCCACCGCGATGGGCGCCTTCGGCACCGCCTTCACGCTGGCCACCAATATCGACGTGCTGCCGATGCTGATCTACACCGAGTTCACGCTGGCGGCGAATTTCTCCACCGCCGCGGCGCTGTCGATCGGGCTCGGGCTGATTTCCTGGGCGATGCTGGCACTGGCGCGCGCGCTCAGCGGCGGCGCCGTCGCGGCGACCGGATAG
- a CDS encoding ABC transporter substrate-binding protein: MKISHVAAALLTLSVVAAQPARAADVICYNCPPQWADWASMLKAIKKDLNYDIPHDNKNSGQALAQIIAEKANPVGDIGYFGVTFGIKAKSEGVLEPYKPVHWDQVDAGLKDPDGYWTTIHSGTLGLFVNKDALGDRPVPKCWKDLLKPDYKGMVGYLDPSSAAVGYVGAVAVNLALGGSAQNFSPAVNFFKALRDNDPIVPKQTSYARVVSGEIPILFDYDFNAYRAKYAEKGNFEFVIPCEGSVKFPYVVGLVKNAPDKEKAKKVIDYLLSDKGQAIWTNAYLRPARQIELPEAVKAKFLPDPDYARAKSVDWGEMETVQKGFVARYLAEVR, from the coding sequence ATGAAGATCTCTCACGTCGCAGCAGCGCTATTGACGCTGTCGGTTGTGGCCGCGCAACCGGCGCGCGCCGCCGATGTGATCTGCTACAATTGCCCGCCGCAATGGGCCGACTGGGCGTCGATGCTGAAGGCGATCAAGAAAGACCTGAACTACGATATTCCGCACGACAACAAGAATTCCGGTCAGGCGCTGGCGCAGATCATCGCCGAGAAGGCCAATCCGGTCGGCGATATCGGCTATTTCGGCGTCACCTTCGGGATCAAGGCCAAGTCCGAAGGCGTGCTCGAGCCCTATAAGCCGGTGCATTGGGATCAGGTCGATGCCGGGCTGAAGGATCCGGACGGCTACTGGACCACGATCCATTCCGGCACGCTGGGGCTGTTCGTCAACAAGGACGCGCTCGGCGACAGACCGGTGCCGAAATGCTGGAAGGATCTGTTGAAGCCGGACTACAAGGGCATGGTCGGCTATCTCGACCCGTCCTCGGCGGCGGTGGGCTATGTCGGCGCGGTGGCGGTCAATCTCGCGCTCGGCGGCTCGGCGCAGAATTTCTCGCCGGCGGTGAATTTCTTCAAGGCGCTGCGCGACAACGATCCGATCGTGCCCAAGCAGACTTCCTATGCGCGGGTGGTGTCGGGCGAAATTCCGATCCTGTTCGATTATGATTTCAACGCCTATCGGGCGAAATATGCCGAGAAGGGCAATTTCGAATTCGTCATTCCCTGCGAGGGATCGGTGAAATTTCCCTATGTGGTCGGCCTGGTGAAGAACGCCCCCGACAAGGAGAAGGCCAAGAAGGTGATCGACTATCTGCTGTCGGACAAGGGTCAGGCGATCTGGACCAATGCCTATCTGCGTCCGGCGCGCCAGATCGAATTGCCCGAAGCGGTGAAGGCCAAGTTCCTGCCGGATCCCGACTATGCCCGCGCCAAAAGCGTCGATTGGGGCGAGATGGAAACCGTGCAGAAGGGTTTTGTCGCCCGCTATCTCGCCGAAGTCCGTTGA
- a CDS encoding alpha/beta fold hydrolase — protein MKRPLIILLSLCLIAVGAYLTFSKWAIRHETLALFDTTRNRAIAIDIAVRWDTEMKADAGMAVLPVAIISHGNTVKNTEYSFLANVFAARGYLVASIQHDLPTDAPLMTTPGSLYVGRLHVYERGEKNILFAIRELKKIKPNADYQHLTLVGHSNGGDISMFFAQQHPELVRRVVTLDNLRVPFVTSGAAKILSFRSKDPHFKTDPGVLPDPKVAKEAGIDIVQTGAQHTEMSDRGPQSVKERIQATLDQFLSETTASNLAPVAKRPRIGDPRAMGP, from the coding sequence ATGAAGCGACCTCTTATCATCCTTCTGAGTCTCTGCCTGATCGCGGTGGGTGCGTATCTGACGTTCAGCAAATGGGCGATCAGGCACGAAACGCTGGCCTTGTTCGATACGACGCGCAACCGCGCCATCGCGATCGATATTGCGGTGCGATGGGATACCGAGATGAAGGCCGACGCCGGGATGGCGGTCCTTCCTGTCGCGATCATCAGCCATGGCAACACCGTCAAGAACACCGAATACTCGTTCCTGGCGAACGTGTTCGCGGCGCGGGGCTATCTGGTCGCCAGCATCCAGCATGATCTGCCGACCGATGCGCCGCTGATGACTACGCCCGGTTCGCTTTATGTTGGCCGGCTGCATGTCTATGAGCGCGGCGAGAAGAACATCCTGTTCGCGATCCGCGAGCTGAAGAAGATCAAGCCGAATGCCGACTATCAGCATCTGACTCTGGTCGGTCATTCCAATGGCGGCGACATCTCGATGTTCTTCGCCCAGCAGCACCCCGAACTGGTGCGGCGGGTGGTGACGCTGGACAATCTGCGTGTGCCGTTCGTGACCTCGGGTGCTGCCAAGATCCTGTCGTTCCGTTCCAAGGACCCCCACTTCAAGACCGATCCGGGGGTGTTGCCGGACCCCAAAGTGGCGAAGGAGGCGGGCATCGACATCGTCCAGACCGGCGCCCAGCATACCGAGATGAGCGACCGCGGCCCGCAAAGCGTCAAGGAGCGGATCCAGGCGACGCTCGATCAGTTTCTCAGCGAAACCACCGCCAGCAATCTCGCGCCGGTTGCCAAAAGGCCGAGGATCGGCGATCCGAGGGCGATGGGACCATAG
- the hpxZ gene encoding oxalurate catabolism protein HpxZ has translation MEIDLPEVLAEVGAAFARYEAALVSNDTATLGELFRNDPRTLRYGIGENLYGYAAIQGFRAARSPVGLMRRTAETVITSYGRDAAVASTLFYRDTVPGKVGRQMQTWIRFSEGWRIVAAHVSIIEDTRDTT, from the coding sequence ATGGAGATCGACCTTCCCGAGGTGCTGGCCGAAGTCGGCGCCGCCTTCGCGCGCTACGAGGCCGCGCTGGTCAGCAATGATACCGCCACGCTCGGCGAATTGTTTCGCAATGATCCGCGGACGCTGCGCTACGGCATCGGCGAAAACCTCTACGGCTATGCGGCGATCCAAGGATTCCGCGCCGCCCGCTCGCCGGTCGGCCTGATGCGCCGCACCGCCGAAACGGTCATCACCAGCTATGGCCGCGATGCCGCTGTGGCCTCGACACTGTTCTACCGCGACACGGTGCCGGGCAAGGTCGGGCGGCAGATGCAGACCTGGATACGCTTTTCGGAGGGCTGGCGTATCGTCGCCGCGCATGTGAGCATCATCGAGGATACGCGGGACACGACATGA
- a CDS encoding cytochrome o ubiquinol/quinol oxidase subunit IV — translation MSEPNDSKRDEIRSYAIGYGLALLLTCAAFAAVRWPVAAASTTLAIVLGLALVQMVVQFRFFLHITLRKSARDDLQLILFSTLIVVLMVSGTLIILANLHHRMM, via the coding sequence GTGAGCGAACCGAACGATAGCAAACGGGATGAGATTCGCTCCTACGCGATCGGCTATGGCCTGGCGCTGCTGTTGACCTGCGCGGCGTTCGCCGCGGTGCGCTGGCCTGTGGCTGCCGCGAGCACCACGCTGGCGATCGTGCTCGGCCTGGCGCTGGTCCAGATGGTGGTCCAGTTCCGCTTCTTCCTGCACATCACCTTGCGGAAATCGGCCCGCGACGATCTTCAATTGATCCTGTTCTCGACTCTCATCGTGGTCCTGATGGTGTCCGGCACGCTTATCATCCTGGCCAATCTGCACCACCGGATGATGTAG
- a CDS encoding AtzE family amidohydrolase yields MNSPSPTTASRPVSLQRDPDARGDWLSASQTAQAVANRKLSALDAVEATLKRIAAHDGVLNAFTDVVAERARQRARTIDAALARGDNVGPLAGVPFAVKNLYDITGLPTRAGSKINRDRPPAARDATLITRLEAAGAVLIGALNMGEYAYDFTGENIHDGPSRNPHDPTRMTGGSSGGSGSAVGGGLVPLALGSDTNGSIRVPASFCGVFGLKPTYGRLSRAGSFPFVASLDHLGPFARSVADMALAYDSMQGPDAGDAACSRRDVEPVGSLLAQDIGDLRIARAGGYFEANLFDEAREAVSRVCQALGVTRTVELPEVARARAAAYVISTTEGASLHLDRLRQRPSDFDPAVRDRLLAGAMIPAPLIDRAQKFRRWYRARVLELFNDVDIIIAPATPCIAPELGQQTFVLDGVELPVRAHVGIHTQPISFIGLPVVAAPVALQPMPIGVQIIAAPWREDLALRVAAALERAGVAVAPRPKGF; encoded by the coding sequence ATGAATTCCCCCTCCCCGACGACAGCGAGCCGGCCAGTGTCTTTGCAGCGTGATCCCGACGCCAGGGGCGACTGGCTCTCCGCGTCGCAGACCGCGCAAGCCGTCGCGAACCGCAAGCTCTCCGCGCTCGACGCCGTCGAGGCAACGCTCAAGCGGATCGCCGCGCATGATGGCGTGCTCAACGCCTTTACCGACGTGGTCGCCGAACGCGCCCGGCAACGCGCGCGCACGATCGACGCGGCACTGGCGCGCGGCGACAATGTCGGGCCGCTGGCCGGCGTGCCGTTCGCGGTCAAGAATCTGTACGACATCACCGGCCTGCCGACCCGTGCCGGATCGAAGATCAATCGCGACCGGCCACCGGCGGCGCGCGATGCCACGCTGATCACGCGGCTGGAAGCGGCCGGCGCGGTGCTGATCGGCGCGCTCAATATGGGCGAATACGCCTATGACTTCACCGGCGAGAATATCCATGACGGCCCGTCGCGCAATCCGCACGATCCGACGCGGATGACTGGCGGCTCCTCCGGCGGCTCCGGCAGCGCAGTCGGCGGCGGGTTGGTGCCGCTGGCGCTGGGCTCCGACACCAACGGCTCGATCCGGGTGCCAGCGTCGTTTTGCGGCGTTTTCGGCCTGAAGCCGACCTATGGCCGGCTGTCGCGCGCCGGCTCGTTTCCCTTCGTCGCCAGCCTCGATCATCTCGGCCCGTTCGCGCGCAGCGTCGCCGATATGGCACTGGCCTATGATTCGATGCAGGGCCCCGATGCCGGCGACGCCGCCTGCAGCAGGCGCGATGTCGAGCCGGTCGGCAGTCTGCTGGCGCAGGATATCGGCGACCTGCGGATCGCGCGGGCCGGCGGTTACTTCGAGGCCAATCTGTTCGACGAGGCGCGCGAGGCCGTCTCCCGCGTCTGCCAGGCGCTCGGCGTGACCAGGACGGTCGAATTGCCGGAAGTCGCGCGCGCCCGCGCCGCGGCCTATGTCATCAGCACCACCGAGGGCGCCTCGCTGCATCTCGACCGGCTGCGCCAGCGGCCGAGTGATTTCGACCCGGCGGTGCGCGACCGGCTCTTGGCCGGGGCGATGATCCCGGCGCCATTAATCGATCGCGCCCAGAAATTCCGCCGCTGGTATCGCGCCCGCGTACTTGAACTGTTCAACGACGTCGACATTATCATCGCGCCGGCGACGCCTTGCATCGCCCCCGAACTCGGACAGCAGACCTTCGTGCTCGACGGCGTCGAACTGCCGGTCCGCGCCCATGTCGGCATCCACACCCAGCCGATTTCCTTTATCGGCCTTCCGGTGGTGGCGGCGCCGGTTGCGCTGCAGCCGATGCCGATCGGCGTGCAGATCATCGCGGCGCCGTGGCGCGAGGATCTGGCGCTGCGGGTGGCGGCCGCACTGGAACGCGCCGGAGTGGCGGTGGCACCGCGGCCAAAGGGGTTTTGA